A stretch of Leptospira hartskeerlii DNA encodes these proteins:
- a CDS encoding cyclic nucleotide-binding domain-containing protein: MGINILEFINNVSVKTYLTGEEVFKEKDPSNGMMYFVFTGALEIRKSYDGEERVIRNLEPGSFFGEIALINNVPRAATARVITEKAKIGILDQEMFYRIGQTNPKFFSILLNTTIQRLVSIEDEIAKLSSGQTAYPTRS; this comes from the coding sequence ATGGGAATTAATATTTTAGAATTCATCAATAACGTATCAGTTAAGACCTATCTAACCGGAGAAGAAGTTTTTAAAGAAAAAGATCCTTCCAACGGAATGATGTACTTCGTATTCACAGGGGCATTGGAAATCAGAAAGTCATATGATGGAGAAGAGAGAGTGATCCGAAATTTAGAACCAGGATCCTTTTTCGGAGAGATCGCACTGATCAATAATGTCCCTAGAGCGGCGACTGCCAGAGTGATCACTGAAAAAGCAAAGATAGGTATCTTGGATCAGGAAATGTTCTATAGGATCGGACAAACAAATCCTAAATTTTTTTCGATCCTTCTAAATACAACAATCCAAAGACTAGTTTCTATAGAAGATGAGATCGCAAAATTAAGTTCAGGACAAACAGCATATCCGACCCGTAGTTAA
- a CDS encoding Crp/Fnr family transcriptional regulator has protein sequence MPTILDFVHSVFTRVYPKDSFIFKEGEESDGNMYFLFQGHLKVSKNRPEAGDRSIKEIFPGEFFGELALISGRSRAMSVQVLSPSAKVGVLNKGVFEKLEKTSPQFLLLLLKNTFEKLNRAEMKLETLYTEIHKREEGSRTTEGPIAESETETLEATNSETTQEEAPTETAVNKES, from the coding sequence ATGCCGACCATTCTGGACTTCGTTCATAGTGTTTTTACCCGAGTTTATCCCAAAGATTCCTTCATATTCAAAGAAGGGGAAGAGTCCGACGGAAACATGTATTTCCTCTTCCAAGGACATTTAAAAGTCAGTAAGAATCGCCCGGAAGCTGGAGACAGGTCCATCAAAGAAATTTTTCCCGGAGAATTTTTCGGAGAGCTTGCTTTAATTTCCGGAAGATCCAGAGCAATGTCGGTCCAAGTGCTTTCTCCTTCTGCAAAGGTCGGAGTTCTGAATAAGGGTGTTTTCGAAAAACTCGAAAAAACAAGTCCTCAATTCCTTCTTTTACTTCTCAAAAACACTTTCGAAAAACTGAATCGAGCAGAAATGAAACTGGAAACTCTTTATACAGAGATCCATAAAAGAGAAGAAGGTTCCAGAACGACCGAAGGACCTATAGCAGAGAGCGAAACGGAAACTTTGGAAGCCACAAACTCCGAGACTACTCAAGAAGAAGCTCCCACGGAAACAGCAGTAAATAAGGAATCATAA